In one window of Ostrinia nubilalis chromosome 21, ilOstNubi1.1, whole genome shotgun sequence DNA:
- the LOC135082492 gene encoding uncharacterized protein LOC135082492 — translation MMDLLTAAGLEGKPTIDKCRALKQAKQDKKEQEKQAKRDAKTTKHKEKEAALEGGESAASRRMTRGATGVKPRQRIVISSDEEDDTPAARRTLSKLRSSVNDSDSD, via the exons ATGATGGACCTCCTAACAGCCGCAGGGCTGGAGGGCAAGCCGACCATCGACAAGTGCCGCGCGCTCAAACAGGCCAAGCAGGACAAGAAGGAGCAGGAGAAACAGGCCAAGCGCGACGCCAAGACCACCAAGCACAAAGAGAAGGAAG CGGCCCTAGAAGGCGGCGAGAGCGCGGCATCGCGTCGCATGACTCGCGGCGCGACTGGCGTGAAGCCGCGCCAGCGCATCGTCATCTCCTCGGACGAGGAGGACGACACGCCCGCCGCGCGCCGCACGCTCTCCAAGCTGCGCTCCAGCGTCAACGACTCCGACTCCGACTAG